The proteins below come from a single Tissierella sp. MB52-C2 genomic window:
- the sigF gene encoding RNA polymerase sporulation sigma factor SigF: MNISGETKALLSHEETMELIKEAQEGSMEAKDILVSHNLGLIRSVLRGFMNRGYDVDDLFQIGSIGLLKAIDKFDTSFDVRFSTYAVPMIMGEIKRFLRDDGLVKVSRSLKQTAAKAKGAEERLLMELGREPTIQEISDEIQIPKEDIVMALESSYHPDYLYDVVHQNDGSPLYLIDKISNEPEESRDIVDNIVLKEMLEKLKPRDRQVIILRYFRDQTQTEVANQLGISQVQVSRIEKKIIEEMRKNLAKA; encoded by the coding sequence ATGAACATTAGTGGTGAAACTAAGGCTTTATTATCCCATGAAGAAACTATGGAGCTTATTAAAGAGGCTCAAGAAGGCAGTATGGAGGCTAAGGATATATTAGTATCTCATAATTTAGGTCTGATTAGATCTGTATTAAGAGGTTTTATGAATAGAGGATATGATGTAGACGATTTGTTTCAAATAGGAAGTATTGGATTATTAAAAGCTATTGATAAATTTGACACTTCTTTTGATGTTAGGTTTTCCACCTATGCAGTTCCAATGATAATGGGAGAAATAAAAAGATTTTTAAGAGATGATGGATTGGTAAAGGTAAGTAGGTCTTTAAAGCAAACAGCAGCAAAAGCTAAGGGTGCAGAAGAAAGACTACTTATGGAATTAGGAAGAGAGCCTACTATCCAAGAAATTTCTGATGAAATTCAAATTCCTAAGGAAGACATAGTAATGGCTTTAGAATCCTCATATCATCCGGATTATCTTTATGATGTTGTACATCAAAATGATGGCTCTCCATTATATCTAATAGATAAGATCAGCAATGAACCAGAAGAAAGCAGAGATATTGTAGATAATATAGTGTTAAAAGAAATGTTAGAAAAATTAAAACCTAGAGATAGACAAGTAATTATTTTAAGATATTTTAGAGATCAAACTCAGACAGAAGTGGCAAATCAATTAGGTATATCTCAAGTACAGGTTTCAAGAATAGAGAAAAAAATAATAGAAGAAATGAGGAAAAATTTAGCAAAGGCATAA
- the spoIIAB gene encoding anti-sigma F factor: MEKNYMKLEFLSRSNNESFARVVVAAFASQLDPTLEELSDIKTAVSEAVTNAIIHGYEYGQGIVIVESKIEDNEIEIIIEDKGMGILNIDQAREPFYTSKPNMERSGMGFTVMETFMDSLQVESIKGHGTKVKMTKRFQSLPNKE; this comes from the coding sequence GTGGAAAAGAATTATATGAAATTGGAGTTTCTAAGTAGGTCTAATAATGAATCCTTTGCAAGGGTTGTAGTGGCAGCATTTGCGTCTCAATTGGATCCTACATTAGAAGAATTATCAGACATTAAAACTGCCGTATCTGAAGCTGTAACTAATGCCATTATACATGGATATGAATATGGACAAGGAATAGTAATAGTTGAATCAAAAATTGAAGATAATGAGATAGAGATAATAATTGAAGATAAGGGAATGGGAATACTAAATATAGATCAGGCAAGAGAACCTTTTTATACGTCTAAACCTAATATGGAGAGATCAGGTATGGGATTTACAGTTATGGAAACTTTTATGGATAGCCTTCAGGTAGAGAGTATTAAAGGTCATGGAACAAAAGTAAAGATGACTAAGAGATTTCAGAGCCTTCCAAATAAGGAGTAG
- the spoIIAA gene encoding anti-sigma F factor antagonist: MYLSVEEHNNNLLVQFKGELDHHTTENVREKIDQKYNDLRLKNIILDLRGLTFMDSSGIGLIMGRYKNCIEKTGIMAIVSDNSYVEKMLKMSGLLKIINVYPTIEAAIENL; this comes from the coding sequence TTGTATCTATCAGTAGAAGAACATAACAATAATTTATTGGTACAATTTAAAGGTGAACTAGATCACCACACTACAGAGAATGTAAGGGAGAAAATAGATCAGAAGTATAATGATCTAAGGCTCAAAAATATAATACTTGATTTAAGGGGATTGACCTTTATGGATAGCTCAGGTATTGGACTTATTATGGGGAGATATAAAAATTGTATAGAAAAAACTGGCATTATGGCAATAGTAAGTGATAATTCCTATGTAGAGAAGATGTTGAAAATGTCTGGACTCCTTAAGATAATTAATGTATATCCAACAATTGAAGCAGCAATTGAAAACTTATAA
- a CDS encoding bifunctional 5,10-methylenetetrahydrofolate dehydrogenase/5,10-methenyltetrahydrofolate cyclohydrolase, with protein MAEVLKGNVVATGIKEKMKQDIEELAKIGKVPTLGIVRLGDNPDDVSYERSIIKNCDTIGIQSKVFEKNLDMSTEELVALMEELNNDDSISGVLVFRPLPKHIDETKVREALSPAKDVDCMHPMNLAKIFEGDMTGFGPCTAKAALEVLLYNNVPLEGKNVVVVNRSMVLGKPLVMMLLEKNATVTICHSRTKDLHEITSKADVVVTALGKAKFFDKKYFNEKSVCIDVGVSLDSEGKLSGDIDYPEVSEMVSMITPVPGGVGSVTTSILLSHVVDACKKM; from the coding sequence TTGGCTGAGGTTTTAAAAGGAAATGTTGTTGCGACTGGAATTAAAGAAAAGATGAAGCAAGATATTGAGGAACTTGCTAAAATAGGAAAAGTGCCTACATTAGGTATTGTAAGATTAGGAGATAATCCTGATGATGTTTCCTATGAAAGAAGTATAATCAAAAATTGTGATACCATAGGTATACAATCTAAGGTTTTTGAAAAAAACTTAGATATGTCAACAGAAGAATTAGTAGCTTTAATGGAAGAATTAAATAATGATGACTCTATATCTGGAGTTCTTGTATTTAGACCTTTACCTAAACATATTGATGAGACTAAGGTAAGAGAAGCTTTGTCACCAGCTAAAGACGTAGATTGTATGCACCCAATGAATTTAGCAAAGATATTCGAAGGAGATATGACGGGATTCGGACCTTGTACTGCAAAGGCAGCTCTAGAAGTATTATTATATAATAATGTACCATTAGAAGGTAAAAATGTAGTAGTTGTTAATAGATCTATGGTACTTGGAAAGCCTCTAGTAATGATGTTACTTGAAAAAAATGCAACTGTAACTATTTGTCATTCTAGAACTAAAGATTTACATGAAATAACCAGTAAAGCAGATGTAGTAGTAACTGCTTTAGGTAAGGCGAAATTCTTTGATAAAAAGTATTTTAATGAGAAGTCAGTATGTATAGATGTTGGAGTTAGTTTAGATAGTGAAGGAAAACTAAGCGGAGATATTGATTATCCAGAGGTATCAGAAATGGTATCTATGATAACACCAGTTCCTGGTGGTGTTGGTTCAGTAACTACATCTATTTTATTATCCCATGTAGTTGATGCTTGTAAAAAAATGTAA
- a CDS encoding Na+/H+ antiporter NhaC family protein, with protein MIALLKFSPIFLLAGLMMVSNIEALGFLGISLDILVIAPIATVYAAIIAAITEKYKLNEIVDAAVDNVKEMQLVFFILMLAYAMAEAFMSTGVGAAIINMALGLGITGKTVAVIAFIISAILSIATGTSWGTFAACAPIFLWLSHIVDGNALITFGAIAGGACFGDNIGLISDTTVVSSGIQEVEVIHRIRHQGVWSGLCLIVAAILFVVASLGLPGEVGSAADAINQIPEEVWTTLAEERPAAVDLLNQVKEGVPFYMVVPLVLVLIAAIKGIPTLACLGLGLISSYIFGMFAGTVENTTQFLGMIETGFAEAGKWVIVMMMWVGAFGGIMNRMNAFKPISNLVSRLVRNVRQLMFANGILSIIGNATLADEMAQIVTIGPIIKELTDENVEASEEDMYKLRLRNATFSDALGVFGSQLIPWHVYIGFFIGIANAVYPIKVFKWTEFVKYNFMAFVAVGSILLLTLTGWDRFVPLFGLPTEPNVKLKKHKSVKAK; from the coding sequence ATGATTGCATTGCTAAAGTTTTCACCAATATTTTTACTAGCAGGACTTATGATGGTAAGCAATATTGAAGCTTTAGGTTTTTTAGGAATTAGTTTAGACATTTTAGTTATAGCGCCTATTGCAACTGTATATGCAGCAATAATAGCTGCCATAACTGAGAAATACAAACTAAATGAAATCGTAGATGCAGCAGTGGATAATGTGAAGGAGATGCAGTTGGTATTTTTTATTCTTATGCTTGCTTATGCTATGGCAGAAGCATTTATGTCAACTGGAGTTGGAGCCGCAATCATTAATATGGCATTAGGGCTTGGAATCACAGGTAAGACTGTAGCAGTAATAGCATTTATTATTTCAGCAATACTATCAATTGCAACTGGAACATCATGGGGAACTTTTGCAGCTTGTGCACCTATTTTCTTATGGCTAAGCCATATAGTAGATGGTAATGCATTAATTACTTTTGGAGCAATAGCAGGTGGGGCATGTTTTGGAGATAATATAGGACTTATATCAGATACTACTGTAGTTAGTTCAGGAATTCAAGAGGTAGAAGTTATTCATAGAATTAGGCATCAAGGTGTATGGTCTGGCCTATGTTTAATTGTAGCAGCAATTTTATTTGTTGTAGCAAGTTTAGGATTACCAGGTGAAGTTGGTAGTGCAGCCGATGCAATAAATCAAATTCCAGAGGAAGTATGGACTACATTGGCTGAAGAAAGACCTGCAGCAGTAGATTTACTTAATCAAGTAAAAGAAGGTGTACCGTTTTATATGGTTGTGCCTCTGGTACTTGTTTTAATAGCTGCAATAAAGGGAATTCCTACTTTGGCTTGCTTAGGGCTTGGACTTATTTCTTCTTATATATTTGGTATGTTTGCTGGTACTGTTGAAAATACTACCCAATTTTTAGGAATGATTGAAACGGGTTTTGCAGAAGCGGGAAAATGGGTAATAGTTATGATGATGTGGGTTGGAGCCTTTGGTGGAATAATGAATAGGATGAATGCCTTTAAACCTATATCAAATTTAGTTTCAAGGCTAGTAAGAAATGTGAGACAATTAATGTTTGCTAATGGTATCTTGTCTATTATAGGTAATGCTACATTAGCAGATGAAATGGCTCAAATAGTAACTATTGGACCTATTATAAAAGAATTGACTGATGAAAATGTGGAGGCAAGTGAAGAGGATATGTATAAACTTCGCTTGAGAAATGCTACCTTCTCTGATGCTCTAGGAGTATTTGGTTCACAACTTATTCCATGGCACGTATATATTGGATTTTTTATAGGTATTGCCAATGCCGTATATCCAATAAAAGTATTTAAATGGACAGAATTTGTTAAATATAATTTTATGGCATTTGTAGCCGTAGGTTCAATATTATTATTAACTTTAACTGGCTGGGACAGATTTGTTCCTCTGTTTGGTTTGCCAACTGAGCCAAATGTAAAACTAAAAAAGCATAAATCTGTAAAAGCGAAATAA
- a CDS encoding C40 family peptidase, producing the protein MNNRKHKLPVTIAGICLIGLIGFKDTGIFVREYVSIDDATQVAFNEEKVTIIGEKQDAIYEIARNETIRTTKTSQKYRVTVDTYILDKPEEGPIRVLKENEILQILKFEDDTYGLFNTEDGIDGYVKLSDLEASVEENISYGVSKVDKVLKDNNLFYTLIKGETVSIKDFKDNTYIIIDENGNEFKANESYIDLRRSRERATRGSISRRGTAVTKVVQAAHEELGKPYVAGDTGKRGYDCSGLTYSIYLNTLGIKLNRSSTSQSSNGVEVKKEELVPGDLVFFRTSGTGIGHVGLYIGDNNMIHASSGRRQIMISSLDEAYYKQRYITARRIINN; encoded by the coding sequence TTGAATAATAGAAAACACAAGCTACCAGTAACAATTGCAGGTATATGTCTTATTGGTTTAATCGGATTTAAGGATACAGGAATATTTGTTAGGGAATATGTTAGTATAGATGATGCTACTCAAGTTGCATTTAATGAAGAAAAAGTAACTATTATTGGAGAAAAACAAGATGCAATATACGAAATAGCAAGAAATGAAACAATAAGGACTACTAAAACTTCACAGAAATATAGAGTAACTGTTGATACATATATTCTGGACAAGCCAGAAGAAGGACCTATTAGGGTATTAAAAGAAAATGAGATTTTACAAATTCTTAAATTTGAAGATGACACCTATGGATTATTTAATACAGAAGATGGTATTGATGGATATGTAAAACTATCGGATTTAGAGGCAAGTGTAGAAGAGAATATTTCTTATGGAGTTTCAAAAGTTGATAAGGTACTAAAAGACAATAATTTATTTTACACCTTAATTAAAGGTGAGACTGTCTCTATAAAGGACTTCAAAGATAATACTTATATTATTATAGACGAAAATGGAAATGAGTTTAAGGCTAATGAAAGCTATATTGATTTAAGAAGGTCAAGAGAAAGAGCCACTAGAGGAAGCATATCTAGAAGAGGAACTGCTGTTACTAAGGTAGTTCAGGCTGCCCATGAAGAACTAGGAAAACCTTATGTAGCAGGAGATACTGGAAAAAGAGGATATGATTGCTCAGGACTCACATACTCTATTTATTTAAATACATTAGGAATAAAACTTAATAGATCTTCGACTTCTCAATCATCCAACGGAGTAGAAGTGAAAAAAGAGGAGCTTGTACCTGGAGATTTAGTATTTTTTAGAACATCAGGGACAGGTATAGGTCATGTAGGACTATATATTGGAGATAACAATATGATACACGCATCTTCAGGCAGAAGGCAGATTATGATATCATCTCTAGATGAAGCTTATTATAAGCAGAGATATATAACAGCAAGAAGAATTATAAATAATTAG
- a CDS encoding cation diffusion facilitator family transporter, translated as MENYKLGVKTSWITAIINIILAAFKVIAGIIGNSSAMIADGIHTLSDILTTFVVLIGLKISSKEADKDHPYGHEKYESVFAKILSMLLLLTGIFIGYESIKILINGEIKAPKLIALVAALLSILIKEGMYWYTIKVAKKIKSISMEADAWHHRSDAFSSIGTFAGVLGARLGFPALDPIAGIIVSIFVIKVGVDLYIKSVKELVDESASEETIEIIKNKIQFIDGVRGVKELKTRIFGNKIYVDVEIFVDPYITVKEGHDISEIVHDQLEKDIEDIKHCMVHIEPFQES; from the coding sequence ATGGAAAATTATAAATTAGGTGTGAAAACTTCTTGGATAACGGCTATAATCAATATTATTTTAGCTGCATTTAAGGTCATTGCAGGAATAATAGGAAATAGTAGTGCTATGATTGCAGATGGAATACATACTTTATCAGATATTTTAACTACCTTTGTGGTTTTAATAGGACTAAAAATATCCTCTAAAGAGGCAGATAAAGATCATCCCTATGGACATGAGAAATATGAGTCCGTGTTTGCAAAAATTTTAAGTATGCTATTACTATTAACTGGAATATTTATAGGATATGAGTCCATTAAGATTTTAATTAATGGTGAGATTAAAGCACCAAAACTAATTGCACTTGTGGCAGCTTTATTATCTATCCTAATTAAGGAAGGAATGTATTGGTATACAATTAAAGTAGCTAAGAAAATAAAGAGTATATCTATGGAAGCAGATGCTTGGCACCATAGATCTGATGCTTTTTCCTCTATTGGTACATTTGCAGGTGTGCTTGGAGCTAGGCTAGGTTTTCCTGCTTTAGACCCAATTGCGGGAATAATAGTATCTATTTTTGTAATTAAAGTGGGTGTAGATCTATATATAAAATCTGTTAAAGAATTAGTTGATGAATCTGCAAGCGAAGAAACTATAGAAATAATCAAAAATAAAATTCAATTCATCGATGGAGTAAGAGGAGTAAAAGAATTAAAAACTAGGATATTTGGAAATAAAATTTATGTTGATGTAGAAATTTTTGTAGACCCTTATATTACAGTGAAGGAGGGGCATGATATTTCTGAAATAGTCCATGACCAATTAGAAAAAGATATTGAGGATATTAAACATTGCATGGTTCATATTGAACCTTTTCAAGAGAGTTAA
- a CDS encoding PHP domain-containing protein — translation MIIDTHIHENKYSFDSFLDFKESIELGKLMGLDSMCITNHDNNHLRNELGDSAKINDVLVIVGAEILTFEGDILVFGLKDIPKEMISAEELLTLVKKHKGAAIAAHPFRNNNRGMGENIRKLKHLLTGVESFNGSTYSYHNLQAYALATELNIPSLGASDAHKLPKLGSYATKFYDTIRDHKDFIEALKVGNYHPVMRKNGKYENINYYYEDHIVSEEKTI, via the coding sequence ATGATTATAGATACTCATATACATGAAAACAAATATTCATTTGACAGCTTTCTTGATTTTAAGGAATCTATCGAATTAGGTAAGCTTATGGGCTTAGATTCCATGTGTATTACAAATCACGATAATAATCATTTACGAAATGAACTAGGTGATTCTGCTAAGATAAACGATGTTTTAGTAATAGTAGGTGCGGAGATACTTACTTTTGAAGGAGATATACTTGTATTTGGATTAAAAGATATCCCAAAAGAAATGATAAGTGCAGAGGAACTTTTAACACTTGTTAAAAAACATAAGGGTGCTGCCATTGCCGCACATCCCTTTAGAAATAATAATCGTGGTATGGGAGAAAATATTAGAAAACTTAAACATCTCCTTACAGGCGTAGAATCTTTTAATGGTAGTACTTATTCATACCACAATCTACAGGCTTATGCCTTAGCTACAGAATTAAACATACCATCTTTAGGTGCAAGTGATGCTCATAAACTTCCTAAGCTTGGGTCCTACGCTACAAAATTTTATGATACTATACGAGATCATAAAGACTTTATTGAGGCTCTTAAAGTTGGGAACTACCACCCTGTTATGAGGAAAAATGGTAAATATGAAAATATCAATTATTATTATGAAGATCATATAGTATCAGAAGAAAAAACCATATAA
- a CDS encoding Eco57I restriction-modification methylase domain-containing protein: protein MGDNILGEIYQQNTDNEIRKSIGQYYTPNFVIKYILENTVEKVDIIQNPFISIIDISCGAGYFLTASYDILKEKFLLKLEEIRDKYKDNIYTIEKYEKIVKVKGIDYWQKENIHYHILKHCIYGADKDGVAVDLTKLALLSKEEIDYIIDLNIVECDSLVRWENNVIDSKDYNQLKEFWSKKYDISIGNPPYIGHKQLSIEYKEWLLEEYKDVFKDKSDISFCFFQRILEILSPKGISGIITSRYFMESPTGKELRLYLKENTDIFEIVDFYGAEIFKDVKVATAIYLFKKHRLIGNKIKVHKLINDKYKFNDLKDLRSKIESDLFSSFQVEQDSLELERWILISERSLNIYKKIERKTRYRLGDIANSFQGIITGCDKAFVLNGEEVMSKNIEKDLLKRWIKNSNIERYNTLDNDLFLIYSDLIEEEGDYPRSIKFIKEYKTRLEKRRECKTGSRKWYELQWGRDRNLFEQPKIIFPYKSRSNRFTIDYNNLYYSADIYSLVVRDEFKDRISLEYLVGLLNSSIYEFYFKLFAKKMGKGIYDYYPNSILDLKIIMEEIVDDISENVNEIMKLKSKGDAEIQKKIYDLEKNIDEIIGEYFELDELDYEIINNYINK from the coding sequence ATGGGAGATAATATATTAGGTGAGATTTACCAACAAAATACAGATAATGAAATTAGAAAATCAATAGGGCAATATTATACACCAAATTTTGTTATTAAATATATATTGGAAAATACAGTTGAAAAAGTAGATATAATTCAAAATCCTTTTATTAGTATAATAGATATTTCTTGTGGTGCAGGATATTTTTTGACTGCCTCTTATGATATTTTAAAGGAAAAATTTTTACTAAAACTAGAGGAAATACGAGATAAATATAAAGATAATATATACACCATAGAAAAGTATGAGAAAATAGTAAAAGTAAAGGGAATAGATTATTGGCAGAAAGAAAATATTCACTATCATATACTGAAACATTGTATCTATGGTGCTGATAAAGATGGGGTAGCTGTTGATTTAACTAAATTGGCTTTATTATCTAAAGAAGAAATAGACTATATAATAGACTTAAATATTGTAGAATGTGATAGTCTAGTAAGATGGGAGAACAATGTTATAGATTCAAAGGATTATAACCAACTGAAGGAGTTCTGGAGTAAAAAATATGATATTTCCATAGGCAATCCGCCATATATTGGACATAAACAATTGAGTATAGAGTATAAGGAATGGTTATTGGAAGAATATAAGGATGTGTTCAAAGATAAATCAGATATTTCCTTCTGCTTTTTCCAAAGAATACTTGAGATTTTAAGTCCTAAAGGAATATCTGGAATAATAACTTCTAGATATTTCATGGAAAGCCCTACGGGGAAAGAGTTACGATTGTATTTAAAGGAAAATACAGATATTTTTGAAATAGTAGATTTCTATGGAGCTGAAATTTTTAAGGATGTTAAAGTTGCGACTGCCATATACTTATTTAAAAAACATAGACTAATAGGTAATAAAATAAAGGTACATAAATTAATTAATGATAAGTATAAATTTAATGATTTAAAGGATTTGAGATCAAAGATAGAGTCTGATTTATTTAGTAGTTTTCAAGTAGAACAGGATAGCTTAGAACTAGAAAGATGGATACTTATATCTGAAAGAAGTTTAAATATCTATAAAAAAATAGAAAGAAAGACGAGATATAGATTAGGAGATATAGCAAACTCTTTCCAAGGAATTATAACTGGATGTGATAAGGCATTTGTATTAAATGGAGAAGAAGTAATGTCAAAAAATATAGAAAAAGACTTACTTAAAAGATGGATAAAAAATAGTAATATAGAGAGATATAATACCTTAGACAATGATCTATTCTTAATATATTCTGACTTAATAGAAGAAGAGGGGGATTATCCAAGAAGTATAAAATTTATTAAAGAATATAAAACAAGACTAGAAAAGAGAAGAGAATGTAAAACAGGCAGTAGAAAATGGTATGAGCTACAATGGGGTAGAGATAGAAACTTATTTGAACAGCCTAAAATAATATTTCCTTATAAATCTAGAAGCAATAGATTTACAATAGATTATAATAATCTATATTATAGTGCAGACATATATTCTTTAGTTGTTAGAGATGAATTTAAAGATAGAATATCCCTGGAATATTTAGTTGGATTACTTAATTCAAGTATTTATGAATTTTACTTTAAACTATTTGCTAAGAAAATGGGAAAAGGAATTTATGATTATTATCCTAATTCAATATTGGATTTAAAAATAATTATGGAGGAAATAGTAGATGATATAAGCGAAAATGTTAATGAGATAATGAAGTTAAAAAGTAAAGGTGATGCAGAAATTCAGAAAAAGATATATGATTTAGAAAAAAATATAGATGAAATTATAGGAGAATATTTTGAATTAGATGAATTAGATTATGAAATAATAAATAACTATATAAACAAATAA